The following proteins come from a genomic window of Geomonas sp. RF6:
- a CDS encoding UPF0158 family protein: MAMRSVEIVWDELMEAFENPDPELTYFLDRETGEVFSVPADYDDETFWEEMAAADERYLEIPAFDYAQERQMVHGFIQGVSNAALKAMLVRAFVGKSAYGRLSEILSFYPEEQERFEAVREQVITGRAGEWLEEHDIFPPDR; this comes from the coding sequence ATGGCCATGCGAAGTGTGGAGATAGTCTGGGACGAACTGATGGAAGCATTCGAGAACCCCGACCCGGAACTGACCTACTTTCTGGACCGTGAGACCGGAGAAGTCTTCTCCGTTCCCGCCGACTACGACGACGAAACGTTCTGGGAGGAGATGGCGGCGGCGGACGAGCGCTACCTCGAAATACCCGCCTTCGACTACGCGCAGGAGCGCCAGATGGTGCACGGCTTCATCCAGGGGGTCAGCAACGCGGCGCTGAAGGCGATGCTCGTGCGCGCCTTCGTCGGGAAGAGCGCCTACGGGCGCCTGAGCGAGATCCTTTCCTTCTATCCCGAAGAGCAGGAGCGCTTCGAGGCGGTGCGGGAGCAGGTCATCACCGGGCGCGCCGGAGAGTGGCTGGAGGAGCACGACATCTTCCCCCCCGACCGGTAG